In one window of Vanrija pseudolonga chromosome 5, complete sequence DNA:
- the SPAC25B8.11_0 gene encoding putative transcriptional regulatory protein, producing MLLTVSRLLAAGPPKGREPRSRLDRPCDACRRHKHLCMIPVRGEPCVSCKTRRKECTFHLPPTTRKRKPKGDAVPKDVPQVGVVPAISSCTPLTQPQPYAPAPLPTAGSWLTPTAGGPSVTSATRGTPSTISPAGSAPIPTTSSNGAYPLSPFAQDSLRGLARPSLHLQRYPSPPANAHSATRDALVHQALSGGAELPPSLDPADDAEDESHFVGSGAFFGLTLRNPAAEGLSNSTFARQATLAFRQVSASSRLPAYFIKHPSLLYGRGPSSAQKAFEMVMEEAAAVGDDMLNKALGKFTLVTLPALPFVNAKRLESACAGLGGNGPVPFALLAGIVAHSTPYINELRPLHKQLWSQGLVGLEDEFRQPRLRTIQLALLILSSRPAENVGQSEIGLARAAGAAHLLGLHMDPTNWTLPLWERSVRKRLWWTLLIHDKWRALIYGRPSNLHKSNYNVSLPTLHDADGAPGLSPSTRLSYEAFIATCRLTEIVDKLVDEFYTVQAVVNAPTGVTRLARLEEIRAQLDEFERTLDPDLQVRWGQSSTTELLPTGVKSFQLSVFGVMVVTNRLVVESLTDMRAPHSLVVLNNGLVACQRLAELVINLSAADRDQFWMPYSSHHISNCVSLLLRIALCDVQGEHHLVDSATQYAISLVDALVAAFLGWTWDVAEAALRRIITLLLLASRELPMLSNAYTAVAKALNIPVTGSDEAPLSADQLLESLGLGVGGVTSSWLETDLSWLDSGLLYGALESTAIPEASSLDMSQPI from the exons GCCGGCGGCACAAGCACCTATGCATGATCCCGGTGCGCGGTGAGCCTTGCGTGTCGTGCAAGACGCGCCGTAAAGAATGCACCTTCCACCTGCCCCCAACGACCCGCAAGCGCAAGCCAAAGGGCGATGCGGTCCCAAAGGATGTCCCCCAGGTGGGTGTTGTGCCCGCCATCTCCTCCTGTACACCGCTCACCCAGCCGCAGCCGTACGCCCCGGCACCGCTCCCCACAGCGGGGTCGTGgctcacgccgacggcgggcgggccgtCCGTGACCTCCGCGACACggggcacgccgtcgaccatCTCGCCTGCGGGCTCGGCACCGATCCCGACGACCAGTAGCAACGGCGCGTACCCGCTCTCGCCGTTCGCGCAGGACAGCCTACgcgggctcgcgcgcccgTCGCTCCATCTGCAGCGGTACCCCTCTCCACCGGCCAACGCGCACTCGGCCacccgcgacgcgctcgtgcaCCAGGCActctcgggcggcgccgagctcccgCCGAgtctcgaccccgccgacgacgcagaggACGAGTCGCACTttgtcggctcgggcgcctTCTTCGGCCTCACCCTGCGCAATCCTGCTGCGGAGGGTCTCTCAAACTCGACGTTTGCGCGCCAGGCCACGCTCGCGTTTCGTCAGGTCTCGGCCAGCTCCCGCCTCCCGGCGTACTTTATCAAGCACCCTAGCTTGCTGTACGGCCgcgggccgagctcggcgcagaAGGCGTTCGAGATGGTcatggaggaggcggcggccgtcggcgatgaCATGCTGAACAAGGCATTGGGCAA gtTCACCCTCGTCACCCTCCCCGCGCTCCCGTTTGTCAACGCCAAGCGGCTGGAATCCGCGtgcgccggcctcggcggcaacggACCCGTCCCAttcgcgctcctcgcgggcATTGTTGCCCACTCGACCCCCTACATCAACGAGCTGCGGCCACTGCACAAGCAACTGTGGTCGCAGGGACTCGtgggcctcgaggacgagtttAGGCAGCCGCGCCTGAGAACCatccagctcgcgctgctcatcCTCTCCTCCCGCCCAGCGGAGAACGTTGGCCAGAGTGAGATTGGACTTgcgcgagccgccggcgcggctcacctcctcggcctgcacaTGGACCCGACCAACTGGACCCTCCCGCTCTGGGAGCGCAGCGTGCGCAAGCGTCTGTGGTGGACGCTGCTCATCCACGACAAGTGGCGTGCGCTGATCTACGGCCGCCCGAGCAATCTCCACAAGAGCAACTACAATgtgtcgctgccgacgctgcACGACGCTGACGGCGCTCCGGGCCTCTCGCCGTCCACTCGCCTGTCGTATGAGGCGTTCATCGCCACGTGCCGGCTGACCGAGATTGTCGACAAGCTTGTCGACGAGTTCTACACCGTCCAGGCGGTGGTGAATGCGCCGACGGGCGtcacgcgcctcgcccgcctcgaggagattcgcgcccagctcgacgagtttgagcgcACGCTTGACCCAGACCTGCAGGTGCGCTGGGGACAGAGCTCAACTACCGAGCTTCTGCCCACGGGCGTTA AATCCTTCCAGCTCTCCGTCTTTGGCGTCATGGTCGTGACCAACCGTCTGGTTGTTGAGAGTCTGACCGATATGCGGGCCCCACACAGTCTCGTTGTGCTCAACAACGGCCTTGTCGCGTGTCAGCGTCTCGCCGAACTCGTCATCAACCTCAGCGCGGCTGATCGCGACCAGTTCTGGATGCCTT ACTCTTCCCACCACATCTCAAACTGTGTGAGCCTACTTCTCCGCATCGCCCTCTGCGACGTACAAGGCgagcaccacctcgtcgattCCGCAACCCAGTACGCCATctccctcgtcgacgccctcgtgGCCGCGTTCCTCGGCTGGACCTGGgacgttgccgaggccgccctccgccggATCAtcacgctgctgctactcGCCAGCCGTGAGCTCCCGATGCTTTCCAACGCGTACACtgccgtcgccaaggcgctcaacATTCCCGTGACGGGCAGCGATGAGGCGCCGCTCTCTGCAGAccagctgctcgagtcgctcggcctcggcgtcgggggcgtcACGTCCAGCTGGCTCGAGACTGACCTGTCGTGGCTCGACTCTGGCCTGCTCTATGGTGCGCTCGAGTCTACTGCCATTcccgaggcgtcgtcgctcgatATGAGCCAGCCCATCTAG